In Sphaerisporangium krabiense, the DNA window GAGCCCGTGCGCGGACCGCACCGCACGGTCGCCGGTGGCGCCGAGCAGGAACGCACCGGTGCCGTACGTGCACTTCACCATGCCGGGGTCGAGGCATCGTTCTGCGACCAGCGCGGCCTGCTGGTCCACGACCAGCCCGGCGACCGGGACCTCCGCGCCGGACCCCGACGCGCCGAACATCGACGTGCCGCCCACCACCTCGTCGCAGCGCGCCACCCGGGGCAGCGCCTCGTCGTCGAGGCCGAACAGGGCCAGCAGTTCGGGATCCCAGGCGACCTCGTCGAGGTCCAGCAGCAGGGACCGGCTCGCGGTCGTCGCGTCGGTGACGAACTCGCCGGTCAGCTGGTGGACCAGCCACGAGTCGGTGGTGGTGACGACGCCCTCGCGGGTGGCGTGCCGGCGCAGCCAGGCCATCTTCGGGGCCGAGAAGTAGGGGTCGAGCACGAGCCCGGTGCGTCGCCGGATGAGCTCGGTGTGCTCGCCCATGCCGGCGCAGACGTCCTGGGCGCGGCCGTCCTGCCAGACCAGCACCGTCGACAGCGGGCGGCCCGTCGAGGGATCCCAGGCGAGCACCGACTCTCCCTGGTTGGCCAGCGAGACGGCGGCCAGCGGCGGGTCTCCGGCTTCGCGCAGCGCGCGGATCCCGGCCTGCCGCACGGATTGGAGCAGCTCGAGCGGGTCCACCTCGACGCGCCCGCCGTCCAGGTAGGCGGGCCGCACGGGGACCTCCACCACCGACAGCGTGCGCTCACCGTCGTGCACCAGGGCCTTCGTGCCGGAGGTGCCCTGGTCGACGGCCAGAATCACGGTCATGGCCGGGCGGACAGGTCGTTGCCGGTCACCACATGACAGCCGACCCCCCGCAGCGCCTCGGCCAGCGCCTCGTCGGTGATCGCGCCGGCGATCAGCCCGGTGAAACCGCCGAGGTCGCAGACACGGAACGCGGCGACCCGGCCGTGCTTGGTGGAGTCGGCCAGCACGTACGAGCGAGCCGAGGTGGCGAGCACGGCGCGCTTGGTCGCGACCTCGTCCACGTGGAAGTCGGTCAGCCCGGCGTCGGCGCTCACCCCGCCGGAGCCGAGGAAGGCGATGTCGGGCCGCAGGTCCTGGAAGAAGCCGAGCGTCGTCGCGTTGGACAGCGCCAGGTCGCCGGCGCGCACCCGGCCACCCGAGACCAGCACCTCGATCCTGGCCCGTCCGGCGAGCTCGGAGGCGACCAGCAGCGAGCAGGTGACGACGGTGCCGTGGTAGTCGTT includes these proteins:
- a CDS encoding FGGY family carbohydrate kinase codes for the protein MTVILAVDQGTSGTKALVHDGERTLSVVEVPVRPAYLDGGRVEVDPLELLQSVRQAGIRALREAGDPPLAAVSLANQGESVLAWDPSTGRPLSTVLVWQDGRAQDVCAGMGEHTELIRRRTGLVLDPYFSAPKMAWLRRHATREGVVTTTDSWLVHQLTGEFVTDATTASRSLLLDLDEVAWDPELLALFGLDDEALPRVARCDEVVGGTSMFGASGSGAEVPVAGLVVDQQAALVAERCLDPGMVKCTYGTGAFLLGATGDRAVRSAHGLTSSLAWSLRASTGYCLDGQVYTAGSAVRWLVDLGLLSAPDALDAEAAGDSGGACFVPGLAGLAQPWRNPEPCGAFTGLGLATTRGRLVRAVVEGLAAQVATLARAMSADIGVPVTRLRVDGGLTRSHTLMQAQADLLQVPVDVYPSPHATALGTAALARLALDDELSLPAAIDGWSPAVSFEPAWTERRAAEAMARWEKAARSAAARRDDT
- a CDS encoding DeoR/GlpR family DNA-binding transcription regulator, encoding MLAAERQDRILTLLAPTGHARTEELARSLGVSDETVRRDLSALERQGLLVRVHGGATLRTSMAGEEASFLDRATLATEEKVTIGRSAASLVRPGMTVMIDVGTTALEVARSLPNDYHGTVVTCSLLVASELAGRARIEVLVSGGRVRAGDLALSNATTLGFFQDLRPDIAFLGSGGVSADAGLTDFHVDEVATKRAVLATSARSYVLADSTKHGRVAAFRVCDLGGFTGLIAGAITDEALAEALRGVGCHVVTGNDLSARP